Proteins encoded in a region of the Augochlora pura isolate Apur16 chromosome 4, APUR_v2.2.1, whole genome shotgun sequence genome:
- the Med24 gene encoding mediator complex subunit 24 isoform X1, which produces MRNLLTSAMETKVTSKTSSLKALLLRAWRERWSDLQWGINIKTILPRGVSGDVYNLADCILQQALVGLGPNQLVLSYLKHSLSSQLVSYAAVLQRISKYDAFHKPHCILSLLEFLESIQIGITCRGKPEEDLLAAAVLSIVHWLLQCYLHTLTKMPQNSPLTPQPTELMDKPASILKQMLSSDFLCAMMYLAKYDDKDLYIDVVKKCQEIEALLKTSSLKSSVPIEESLKKLCNLEVECLALSPEMTQMESITHCLQPLFAVQVLLNPSTETAVFVNQLLMVQRLKNYTNARLYCEIIRACLMCLHNVTATFKESQWGAMTFLKVPLILKELHVAHSNGDEKLEYSQDILDAFELLLQFTPLLDIMDTACSCNSVECLLNALQKVGLVTEKQAKQLSSRREGVTATLQKLESSTSTPSIPKVIVRAEPTLSGILKTLNADYLKIHEALLSMLYQVLTGKSFELMLAVATVEGKLKTFVTKLIKFNECSKQINEPVPPKTAATRAMLFEVSFLMLCSIVQTYGSEAVLEEGGGDSFFEQWVRECMPERNQPKSPQKMLQNIDPARVDALLAQINSPDSDFKSSNIKWHIACQSAMGAVKELLCAWESDVLGAGDVKRALDGLRATACSLPVCAAAWLCAYMSITHQDALLKPMNMVQHFLTPLPGDEMQDNLKERSSLMFQIIRKMQYDVHPPTQSKNKVLSMSHSIISRQPILEQLETVWRNINQRGWINIQATQSLESLLNTGGSLWFVSNIVKEVLRYRYQQELDQAVDLAFAIFHLDIENCTLDLINHIIPQYLYNSLRSEELVEPQSSVLAKLCVYCIFSTLEYNNSNPYRGNNRKRVRRDLDAEELDALGVPNKILRLNEAGDSNPIFGSQSPQAQGPTNGQKSIVLRDPLLTALNGLFTIFTFLAGRDGEVSQQTHFILQFLRLMVQCGKDRTRIVLQGMPQTLVPCLLKALPELFTTDILLRFYDIQTAGGRKATARDLCMLRNITLKPTK; this is translated from the exons ATGCGTAATCTTCTGACATCTGCTATGGAGACTAAAGTTACTAGTAAAACCAGCAGCTTGAAGGCTCTTTTGCTACGGGCATGGAGAGAACGCTGGAGTGATCTGCAATGgggtattaatattaaaacg ATATTACCAAGAGGTGTCAGTGGAGATGTATATAATTTAGCAGACTGTATATTACAACAGGCATTAGTAGGACTTGGTCCAAATCAATTAGTACTGTCTTACTTGAAACATTCGTTGAGTTCTCAG ttGGTCTCCTATGCTGCTGTGCTCCAACGAATTAGCAAATATGACGCGTTCCACAAACCACACTGCATCCTAAGTTTACTAGAATTTCTAGAATCTATTCAAATAGGTATAACATGTCGTGGCAAACCAGAGGAAGACCTCCTGGCAGCTGCTGTGCTGTCTATCGTGCATTGGCTGTTGCAGTGCTACCTTCATACTTTAACCAAAATGCCACAGAACAGTCCACTGACGCCACAGCCCACCGAACTGATGGACAAACCTGCAAGTATATTAAAACAGATGCTCAGTTCGGACTTTCTATGCGCAATGATGTACTTAGCCAAATATGATGACAAAG ATTTGTACATAGACGTTGTGAAGAAGTGCCAGGAGATTGAGGCCCTGTTGAAGACAAGCAGCCTAAAATCTTCGGTGCCTATTGAGGAATCCCTGAAGAAGCTGTGTAATCTAGAAGTAGAGTGCCTGGCGCTGTCCCCCGAGATGACTCAAATGGAGTCAATCACGCACTGTTTGCAACCGTTGTTCGCGGTACAAGTGCTGTTGAATCCGAGCACGGAGACAGCAGTGTTTGTTAATCAGTTGCTGATGGTTCAGAGACTAAAGAATTATACGAACGCTCGATTGTACTGTGAGATAATTCGCGCGTGCCTGATGTGTCTGCACAACGTGACGGCGACGTTCAAGGAGTCCCAATGGGGTGCAATGACGTTCCTCAAGGTCCCCTTGATCTTGAAAGAACTGCATGTTGCACATTCGAACGGCGACGAGAAATTGGAGTACTCCCAGGACATCTTGGATGCTTTTGAGCTGCTTCTGCAGTTCACGCCTCTTCTGGACATTATGGATACTGCGTGCTCTTGCAACAGCGTCGAGTGTCTATTAAACGCCCTCCAGAAAGTCGGCCTGGTAACAGAGAAGCAGGCGAAACAACTGAGCAGTAGAAGGGAAGGTGTCACTGCCACCTTGCAAAAATTAGAGTCCTCAACATCCACTCCCTCGATCCCAAAGGTGATCGTAAGAGCGGAGCCGACGCTTTCCGGGATTCTGAAGACCTTGAACGCGGACTATTTGAAGATACACGAAGCGTTGCTGAGTATGCTGTACCAGGTGCTCACTGGAAAAAGTTTCGAATTGATGCTGGCAGTGGCGACCGTCGAGGGCAAGCTGAAGACCTTTGTAACCAAGTTGATCAAGTTCAACGAGTGCAGCAAACAGATCAACGAACCTGTCCCGCCAAAGACGGCAGCTACCAGAGCGATGCTCTTTGAAGTATCGTTCCTGATGTTGTGCTCCATAGTGCAGACCTACGGTTCCGAAGCGGTCCTCGAAGAAGGTGGCGGGGACTCTTTCTTTGAACAATGGGTGCGCGAATGCATGCCAGAACGCAATCAACCAAAGTCGCCCCAGAAAATGTTACAGAACATCGACCCTGCTAGAGTCGATGCTCTTTTAGCGCAAATCAATTCCCCGGATTCAGATTTCAAATCTAGCAATATTAAATGGCATATCGCGTGTCAGTCAGCTATGGGCGCTGTTAAGGAGCTTCTCTGTGCCTGGGAAAGCGATGTCCTAGGAGCTGGGGACGTGAAAAGAGCTCTCGATGGGCTCAGAGCCACTGCATGTAGTTTGCCAGTTTGCGCAGCGGCTTGGCTCTGCGCTTACATGAGCATCACTCACCAGGACGCTCTTTTGAAACCCATGAATATGGTGCAACACTTCCTGACACCTCTACCTGGTGACGAGATGCAGGACAATCTGAAGGAACGGTCGAGCTTAATGTTCCAGATCATTAGGAAGATGCAGTACGACGTACATCCTCCCACTCAGTCGAAGAACAAGGTTCTTTCTATGTCGCACAG caTCATATCGAGGCAACCGATCCTCGAACAATTAGAAACAGTATGGAGGAATATCAATCAAAGAGGCTGGATAAACATCCAAGCAACGCAGTCCTTGGAgtctttattaaatactggAGGTTCGCTATGGTTCGTTTCGAACATAGTGAAAGAGGTATTGAGGTATCGTTACCAGCAGGAACTTGACCAGGCGGTGGATCTAGCATTCGCAATTTTTCATCTTGATATTGAGAACTGTACATTAGATCTCATTAATCATATCATTCCACAGTATTTATATAACTCGTTACG AAGCGAAGAACTCGTAGAGCCACAGTCTTCCGTTTTAGCGAAGCTGTGCGTGTACTGTATATTTTCTACCCTAGAGTATAACAATTCGAATCCATATCGCGGCAACAATAGGAAACGCGTGCGACGAGATCTAGATGCCGAGGAGTTGGACGCTCTCGGCGtgccaaataaaattctgcgaCTGAACGAAGCGGGCGATTCGAATCCCATTTTCGGGTCCCAGAGCCCCCAGGCCCAGGGACCCACTAACGGTCAGAAGTCGATTGTCCTCAGGGATCCTCTGCTCACCGCTCTAAACGGCCTGTTCACGATTTTCACTTTCTTGGCTGGCAGAGACGGCGAGGTCTCGCAGCAAACTCATTTCATACTTCAGTTCCTTCGTCTGATGGTGCAATGCGGCAAAGACAGAACTCGCATCGTGCTGCAGGGAATGCCACAAACGCTG GTGCCGTGTCTGTTGAAAGCACTGCCAGAACTGTTCACGACTGATATATTGTTACGATTTTACGACATCCAAACTGCAGGAGGACGCAAGGCCACCGCACGAGATTTGTGCATGCTCCGAAACATCACACTGAAGCCGACGAAATAA
- the Med24 gene encoding mediator complex subunit 24 isoform X2, which yields MRNLLTSAMETKVTSKTSSLKALLLRAWRERWSDLQWGINIKTILPRGVSGDVYNLADCILQQALVGLGPNQLVLSYLKHSLSSQLVSYAAVLQRISKYDAFHKPHCILSLLEFLESIQIGITCRGKPEEDLLAAAVLSIVHWLLQCYLHTLTKMPQNSPLTPQPTELMDKPASILKQMLSSDFLCAMMYLAKYDDKDLYIDVVKKCQEIEALLKTSSLKSSVPIEESLKKLCNLEVECLALSPEMTQMESITHCLQPLFAVQVLLNPSTETAVFVNQLLMVQRLKNYTNARLYCEIIRACLMCLHNVTATFKESQWGAMTFLKVPLILKELHVAHSNGDEKLEYSQDILDAFELLLQFTPLLDIMDTACSCNSVECLLNALQKVGLVTEKQAKQLSSRREGVTATLQKLESSTSTPSIPKVIVRAEPTLSGILKTLNADYLKIHEALLSMLYQVLTGKSFELMLAVATVEGKLKTFVTKLIKFNECSKQINEPVPPKTAATRAMLFEVSFLMLCSIVQTYGSEAVLEEGGGDSFFEQWVRECMPERNQPKSPQKMLQNIDPARVDALLAQINSPDSDFKSSNIKWHIACQSAMGAVKELLCAWESDVLGAGDVKRALDGLRATACSLPVCAAAWLCAYMSITHQDALLKPMNMVQHFLTPLPGDEMQDNLKERSSLMFQIIRKMQYDVHPPTQSKNKVLSMSHSIISRQPILEQLETVWRNINQRGWINIQATQSLESLLNTGGSLWFVSNIVKEVLRYRYQQELDQAVDLAFAIFHLDIENCTLDLINHIIPQYLYNSLREELVEPQSSVLAKLCVYCIFSTLEYNNSNPYRGNNRKRVRRDLDAEELDALGVPNKILRLNEAGDSNPIFGSQSPQAQGPTNGQKSIVLRDPLLTALNGLFTIFTFLAGRDGEVSQQTHFILQFLRLMVQCGKDRTRIVLQGMPQTLVPCLLKALPELFTTDILLRFYDIQTAGGRKATARDLCMLRNITLKPTK from the exons ATGCGTAATCTTCTGACATCTGCTATGGAGACTAAAGTTACTAGTAAAACCAGCAGCTTGAAGGCTCTTTTGCTACGGGCATGGAGAGAACGCTGGAGTGATCTGCAATGgggtattaatattaaaacg ATATTACCAAGAGGTGTCAGTGGAGATGTATATAATTTAGCAGACTGTATATTACAACAGGCATTAGTAGGACTTGGTCCAAATCAATTAGTACTGTCTTACTTGAAACATTCGTTGAGTTCTCAG ttGGTCTCCTATGCTGCTGTGCTCCAACGAATTAGCAAATATGACGCGTTCCACAAACCACACTGCATCCTAAGTTTACTAGAATTTCTAGAATCTATTCAAATAGGTATAACATGTCGTGGCAAACCAGAGGAAGACCTCCTGGCAGCTGCTGTGCTGTCTATCGTGCATTGGCTGTTGCAGTGCTACCTTCATACTTTAACCAAAATGCCACAGAACAGTCCACTGACGCCACAGCCCACCGAACTGATGGACAAACCTGCAAGTATATTAAAACAGATGCTCAGTTCGGACTTTCTATGCGCAATGATGTACTTAGCCAAATATGATGACAAAG ATTTGTACATAGACGTTGTGAAGAAGTGCCAGGAGATTGAGGCCCTGTTGAAGACAAGCAGCCTAAAATCTTCGGTGCCTATTGAGGAATCCCTGAAGAAGCTGTGTAATCTAGAAGTAGAGTGCCTGGCGCTGTCCCCCGAGATGACTCAAATGGAGTCAATCACGCACTGTTTGCAACCGTTGTTCGCGGTACAAGTGCTGTTGAATCCGAGCACGGAGACAGCAGTGTTTGTTAATCAGTTGCTGATGGTTCAGAGACTAAAGAATTATACGAACGCTCGATTGTACTGTGAGATAATTCGCGCGTGCCTGATGTGTCTGCACAACGTGACGGCGACGTTCAAGGAGTCCCAATGGGGTGCAATGACGTTCCTCAAGGTCCCCTTGATCTTGAAAGAACTGCATGTTGCACATTCGAACGGCGACGAGAAATTGGAGTACTCCCAGGACATCTTGGATGCTTTTGAGCTGCTTCTGCAGTTCACGCCTCTTCTGGACATTATGGATACTGCGTGCTCTTGCAACAGCGTCGAGTGTCTATTAAACGCCCTCCAGAAAGTCGGCCTGGTAACAGAGAAGCAGGCGAAACAACTGAGCAGTAGAAGGGAAGGTGTCACTGCCACCTTGCAAAAATTAGAGTCCTCAACATCCACTCCCTCGATCCCAAAGGTGATCGTAAGAGCGGAGCCGACGCTTTCCGGGATTCTGAAGACCTTGAACGCGGACTATTTGAAGATACACGAAGCGTTGCTGAGTATGCTGTACCAGGTGCTCACTGGAAAAAGTTTCGAATTGATGCTGGCAGTGGCGACCGTCGAGGGCAAGCTGAAGACCTTTGTAACCAAGTTGATCAAGTTCAACGAGTGCAGCAAACAGATCAACGAACCTGTCCCGCCAAAGACGGCAGCTACCAGAGCGATGCTCTTTGAAGTATCGTTCCTGATGTTGTGCTCCATAGTGCAGACCTACGGTTCCGAAGCGGTCCTCGAAGAAGGTGGCGGGGACTCTTTCTTTGAACAATGGGTGCGCGAATGCATGCCAGAACGCAATCAACCAAAGTCGCCCCAGAAAATGTTACAGAACATCGACCCTGCTAGAGTCGATGCTCTTTTAGCGCAAATCAATTCCCCGGATTCAGATTTCAAATCTAGCAATATTAAATGGCATATCGCGTGTCAGTCAGCTATGGGCGCTGTTAAGGAGCTTCTCTGTGCCTGGGAAAGCGATGTCCTAGGAGCTGGGGACGTGAAAAGAGCTCTCGATGGGCTCAGAGCCACTGCATGTAGTTTGCCAGTTTGCGCAGCGGCTTGGCTCTGCGCTTACATGAGCATCACTCACCAGGACGCTCTTTTGAAACCCATGAATATGGTGCAACACTTCCTGACACCTCTACCTGGTGACGAGATGCAGGACAATCTGAAGGAACGGTCGAGCTTAATGTTCCAGATCATTAGGAAGATGCAGTACGACGTACATCCTCCCACTCAGTCGAAGAACAAGGTTCTTTCTATGTCGCACAG caTCATATCGAGGCAACCGATCCTCGAACAATTAGAAACAGTATGGAGGAATATCAATCAAAGAGGCTGGATAAACATCCAAGCAACGCAGTCCTTGGAgtctttattaaatactggAGGTTCGCTATGGTTCGTTTCGAACATAGTGAAAGAGGTATTGAGGTATCGTTACCAGCAGGAACTTGACCAGGCGGTGGATCTAGCATTCGCAATTTTTCATCTTGATATTGAGAACTGTACATTAGATCTCATTAATCATATCATTCCACAGTATTTATATAACTCGTTACG CGAAGAACTCGTAGAGCCACAGTCTTCCGTTTTAGCGAAGCTGTGCGTGTACTGTATATTTTCTACCCTAGAGTATAACAATTCGAATCCATATCGCGGCAACAATAGGAAACGCGTGCGACGAGATCTAGATGCCGAGGAGTTGGACGCTCTCGGCGtgccaaataaaattctgcgaCTGAACGAAGCGGGCGATTCGAATCCCATTTTCGGGTCCCAGAGCCCCCAGGCCCAGGGACCCACTAACGGTCAGAAGTCGATTGTCCTCAGGGATCCTCTGCTCACCGCTCTAAACGGCCTGTTCACGATTTTCACTTTCTTGGCTGGCAGAGACGGCGAGGTCTCGCAGCAAACTCATTTCATACTTCAGTTCCTTCGTCTGATGGTGCAATGCGGCAAAGACAGAACTCGCATCGTGCTGCAGGGAATGCCACAAACGCTG GTGCCGTGTCTGTTGAAAGCACTGCCAGAACTGTTCACGACTGATATATTGTTACGATTTTACGACATCCAAACTGCAGGAGGACGCAAGGCCACCGCACGAGATTTGTGCATGCTCCGAAACATCACACTGAAGCCGACGAAATAA